From Spirochaetales bacterium, one genomic window encodes:
- a CDS encoding flagellar FlbD family protein: MIKVTKLDNTEYYVNPHQIEYIECNPDTTLIMLSGKRLVVREDYATIFKRIVTYRRLIGAFKNEE, from the coding sequence GTGATAAAGGTAACAAAGCTTGACAATACGGAATATTACGTTAACCCGCATCAGATCGAATATATCGAATGCAATCCGGATACCACCCTCATTATGCTTTCGGGGAAACGGCTTGTCGTACGTGAAGATTACGCGACTATTTTTAAAAGGATCGTTACCTATAGAAGACTCATTGGCGCATTCAAGAACGAGGAGTAG